Proteins encoded within one genomic window of Streptomyces taklimakanensis:
- a CDS encoding Mrp/NBP35 family ATP-binding protein, whose amino-acid sequence MATDTSPTPGGAPTEEAVRAALATVDDPEIHRPITDLGMVKSVEIGADGSVAVTVYLTVAGCPMRETITSSVTEAVRRVAGVTDVSVSLDVMSDEQRRELAASLRGGQTEREIPFARPGSLTRVYAIASGKGGVGKSSVTVNLAAAMAADGLKVGVVDADIYGHSVPRMLGADGRPTQVENMIMPPSANGVKVISIGMFTPGNAPVVWRGPMLHRALQQFLADVYWGDLDVLLLDLPPGTGDIAISVAQLIPNAEILVVTTPQQAAAEVAERAGSIAVQTHQKIVGVVENMSGLPCPHCGEMVDVFGAGGGQRVADGLSRTTGTSVPVLGSIPIDVRLREGGDEGKPVVLTDPDSPAGSAIRSVAGKLGGRQRGLAGMSLGITPRNKF is encoded by the coding sequence ATGGCTACTGACACGTCACCGACTCCCGGCGGAGCCCCCACCGAGGAGGCGGTCCGCGCCGCGCTCGCGACCGTCGACGACCCGGAGATCCATCGCCCGATCACCGACCTCGGCATGGTGAAGTCGGTGGAGATCGGCGCGGACGGGTCGGTCGCCGTCACCGTCTACCTGACGGTCGCGGGCTGCCCGATGCGCGAGACCATCACCTCGTCCGTGACCGAGGCGGTCCGCCGGGTGGCGGGCGTCACGGACGTGTCGGTGTCCCTGGACGTGATGAGCGACGAGCAGCGCCGCGAGCTGGCGGCCTCCCTCCGCGGCGGCCAGACCGAGCGCGAGATCCCGTTCGCCAGGCCGGGCTCGCTGACCCGGGTGTACGCGATCGCCTCCGGCAAGGGCGGCGTCGGCAAATCCTCGGTGACGGTCAACCTGGCGGCGGCGATGGCGGCCGACGGGCTGAAGGTCGGGGTCGTGGACGCCGACATCTACGGCCACTCGGTGCCGCGCATGCTGGGCGCCGACGGCCGTCCCACGCAGGTCGAGAACATGATCATGCCGCCGTCCGCGAACGGCGTGAAGGTCATCTCGATCGGCATGTTCACCCCGGGCAACGCCCCGGTGGTGTGGCGGGGCCCGATGCTGCACCGCGCGCTCCAGCAGTTCCTCGCCGACGTCTACTGGGGCGATCTGGACGTGCTGCTGCTGGACCTGCCGCCGGGCACGGGCGACATCGCCATCTCGGTGGCGCAGTTGATCCCGAACGCCGAGATCCTGGTGGTGACCACCCCGCAGCAGGCGGCGGCCGAGGTCGCCGAGCGCGCCGGCTCCATCGCGGTGCAGACCCACCAGAAGATCGTGGGCGTCGTGGAGAACATGTCCGGCCTCCCCTGCCCGCACTGCGGCGAGATGGTGGACGTCTTCGGCGCCGGCGGCGGTCAGCGCGTCGCCGACGGGCTGAGCCGGACCACCGGCACCAGCGTTCCGGTGCTCGGCTCCATCCCGATCGACGTACGGCTGCGCGAGGGCGGCGACGAGGGGAAGCCGGTGGTGCTGACCGACCCGGACTCCCCCGCCGGCTCGGCGATCCGCTCGGTCGCGGGCAAGCTGGGCGGACGGCAGCGCGGCCTGGCGGGGATGTCGCTGGGGATCACTCCCCGCAACAAGTTCTGA
- a CDS encoding DUF1003 domain-containing protein, whose product MTRRERERSLPPATGRAARTRLDQPMVPRRSPLPEYDPEAFGRLSERIARFLGTGRFIVWMTFVIVAWVVWNTVAPRPLRFDEYPFIFLTLALSLQASYAAPLILLAQNRQADRDRVNLEQDRKQNERSMADTEYLTREVAALRMGLGEVATRDWIRSELQELLKELEQRGAVGPPPDRER is encoded by the coding sequence ATGACCCGCAGGGAGCGCGAGCGCAGCCTTCCGCCGGCCACCGGACGGGCGGCCCGGACGCGGCTGGACCAGCCGATGGTGCCGCGCCGCAGTCCGCTGCCGGAGTACGACCCGGAGGCCTTCGGGCGGCTGTCGGAGCGGATCGCCCGCTTCCTGGGGACGGGACGGTTCATCGTCTGGATGACGTTCGTCATCGTCGCGTGGGTGGTGTGGAACACCGTGGCGCCACGGCCGCTGCGCTTCGACGAGTACCCGTTCATCTTCCTGACCCTGGCGCTCTCCCTCCAGGCCTCGTACGCCGCCCCGCTGATCCTGCTGGCCCAGAACCGGCAGGCCGACCGGGACCGGGTCAACCTGGAGCAGGACCGCAAGCAGAACGAGCGGTCCATGGCCGACACCGAGTACCTCACCCGGGAGGTCGCCGCGCTGCGGATGGGCCTGGGGGAGGTCGCCACCCGGGACTGGATCCGCTCCGAGCTCCAGGAACTCCTCAAGGAGCTGGAGCAGCGCGGTGCCGTGGGCCCCCCACCCGACCGGGAACGGTGA
- a CDS encoding magnesium transporter MgtE N-terminal domain-containing protein, which yields MALGAPRVFVSHLSGVAVFDPVGDQVGRVRDVVAMLRVGGLPPRVLGLVVEVVSRRRVFLPMTRVTGVESGQVITTGVVNMRRFEQRPTETLVLGELLDRQVTLVETGETVTVLDVGLARLVDRRDWLIDKVFVRRGGGGGLRRPRWGRREAPRSTGGGRRAGETLTVEWSAVTGFSLEEEGQGAANLLATFERLRPADLANVLHHLSPKRRAEVAAALDDDRLADVLEELPDDDQVEILGKLKEERAADVLEAMDPDDAADLLSELPEKDMERLLGLMEPRDADPVRRLLTYEESTAGGMMTTEPIVLRPDATVAYALARVRVADQPAPLAAQVYVCRPPEETPTGKYLGVVHFQRLLREPPGTLVGSIVDTDLRPLPPDTPLPTLTSYLAAYNIVSAPVVDESGSLLGAVTVDDVLDHLLPDDWREAAAQEVLAARHGPPGGHGPTGGGDARGARAAVQGAWDARGARGARTTRGAFDGR from the coding sequence ATGGCGCTGGGCGCCCCGCGGGTCTTCGTCTCGCACCTGTCCGGCGTGGCCGTCTTCGACCCCGTGGGGGACCAGGTCGGCCGCGTACGGGACGTGGTGGCGATGTTGCGCGTCGGCGGCCTTCCGCCCCGCGTGCTCGGACTGGTCGTCGAGGTGGTCAGCCGGCGGCGCGTCTTCCTCCCCATGACCCGGGTGACCGGGGTCGAGTCGGGTCAGGTGATCACCACCGGCGTGGTCAACATGCGGCGCTTCGAGCAGCGCCCCACCGAGACCCTGGTCCTGGGCGAGTTGCTGGACCGGCAGGTCACGCTGGTCGAGACGGGCGAGACGGTCACCGTCCTGGACGTCGGCCTGGCCCGGCTCGTCGACCGCCGGGACTGGCTGATCGACAAGGTCTTCGTACGGCGCGGCGGCGGTGGGGGCCTGCGGCGCCCCCGGTGGGGACGGCGCGAAGCGCCTCGCTCGACGGGCGGCGGACGGCGGGCGGGGGAGACGCTCACCGTGGAGTGGTCGGCGGTGACCGGCTTCTCGCTGGAGGAGGAGGGCCAGGGAGCGGCCAACCTGCTGGCCACCTTCGAGCGGCTGCGTCCGGCCGACCTCGCCAACGTCCTGCACCACCTGTCCCCCAAGCGCCGGGCCGAGGTCGCCGCCGCGCTGGACGACGACCGGCTGGCGGACGTGTTGGAGGAGCTGCCCGACGACGACCAGGTGGAGATCCTCGGCAAGCTCAAGGAGGAGCGGGCCGCGGACGTCCTGGAGGCGATGGACCCGGACGACGCCGCCGACCTCCTCTCCGAGCTGCCCGAGAAGGACATGGAGCGGCTGCTGGGCCTGATGGAGCCGAGGGACGCCGACCCGGTGCGGCGGCTGCTGACGTACGAGGAGAGCACCGCGGGCGGCATGATGACGACCGAGCCGATCGTGCTGCGGCCCGACGCCACCGTCGCCTACGCCCTGGCCCGGGTGCGCGTGGCGGACCAACCCGCCCCGCTGGCCGCCCAGGTGTACGTGTGCCGGCCGCCGGAGGAGACCCCGACCGGGAAGTACCTGGGGGTGGTGCACTTCCAGCGGCTGCTGCGGGAGCCGCCGGGCACCCTGGTGGGCTCCATCGTCGACACCGACCTGCGGCCGCTGCCCCCCGACACCCCGCTGCCCACCCTGACCAGCTACCTGGCCGCGTACAACATCGTGTCGGCGCCGGTGGTCGACGAGAGCGGATCGCTGCTGGGAGCCGTCACGGTCGACGACGTGCTGGACCACCTGTTGCCGGACGACTGGCGCGAGGCGGCCGCCCAGGAGGTGCTCGCGGCGCGGCACGGGCCCCCCGGCGGGCACGGCCCGACGGGCGGGGGAGACGCCCGGGGCGCGCGGGCCGCCGTCCAGGGGGCCTGGGACGCGCGGGGCGCGCGGGGCGCACGGACCACACGGGGGGCCTTTGATGGTCGATAG